AAGTTTTTTTTGATACAAACAAAGGAATAAATCGTGGAACGCGTCTCGTGTATTGTTCGTATTCCATTCCGAATTTGTTCAGAAGAAATTCTTCTTCCAACGTTACGAGTATGTAATACTGAAACGCAAAGAATACACAAACCGCAACCTGAAAATATGGAACCAACACATTCGACATTATCGCAAATCCTACGTACATTACAATATTTCCAATATACAACGGATTCCTTACATACGCGTATGGTCCGGAAGTAACAAGTATTGTCCCTTCGAGTTTTTGCGTTGTTCGTGTTTCACTTCCAACTATGGAAACTCCCCAAAAACGAATAAACTCTCCGCACGCTGCGATAACGAAACCAACGATAAACGAAAAAATTGTTGACTGTGAATAATACAACATCACGATGATAAACGGAATTGGTGTATAACTCCGAAAACGAAAAACGTATTGAGAGAAATTCATCGCTTTCAACAGCAACACGATACTATAGATTCTGCAACAATCATTCTTCCGTTGCAAGCGTTGCAGACTCGACCGTGTTTTCGCTTTGGAATTTTACGGCAACGATTTTCGAAATTCCATCTTCTTCCATCGTAACACCATACAACGTATTTGCGGCTTCCATTGTGCGCTTATTATGGGTAACAACGATAAATTGCGTATTGTCCGAAAATTTTTTAAGTAATCGTGTAAATCGGTCAATGTTCAAATCATCCAACGGCGCATCTACTTCGTCGAGAATACAAAACGGACTTGGCTTTACAAGATAGATCGCAAAGAGCAACGCAATCGCAGTCAATGTTTTTTCGCCGCCAGAGAGTAAATCAACAGATGTTGGACGTTTCCCGCGCGGTTTTGCGACAATTGCAATTCCACATTCCAGCACATCGGTGTTTTCTTCCAAATGTAAATCGCTTTCATCTCCTTCATCAAACAGTGTTTTAAAAATTGAAATAAAATTTTCACGAATCTTTGTGAACGTTGAAAGAAATTTTTCCTGCGCCGTTGCGTTAATTTCCTGTATTGTTTCCTTCAATGTTTTTTCCGAAGCAAGCAAATCGTCCCGTTGCTTCATGAGAAAATCGTGCCGCTCTTTTTCGACACCGTACTGTTCAAATGCTTCAAAGTTCACGCTTCCGAGTGAAGTCAGTTTTTCATTTGCCTTCTGAATTTCCTCTCGCAATATCTCCACCGACGGCTCTTCCTCCGAAAAAGTTTTTATTGCAAGTTCAACAGATAGTTCGTTGCGGGCGCGTTCCTTCAAATGTTCGATATGTAATTTTTTTTCTGCAATCGCTAATTCCAGTTCGTGAACAGAACTCAACGAATATTCGTGTAATCGCCGTTGTTCTTTCACTGACGATTCGCGCTCTTCAAGTATTTTTCGCGTTCGATGATATTCAACTTCAAGTACAGATTTCTCTTGCTCTGCCGCAACAAAACGAAGATGCGTTCGTTCCCATTCATCCGCAACATTCTGCATTTCCTTCGCTTGCGTTTGCACCTCTTTTTTCGCCGCATGCATTTCCTGCGCAGCGCGTTGAAGTAGAACAACTGCTTCAGCAATCGTTTGCTTGCAATGCTTCATTTCCAGCAACATATTTTTCCGTTCTCCTTCCAGTTCGACAAGCGAAATATTTGCGTGCTGCGTTTTTTCCGCATGCCGTTGTCGCTCGTGTTCACGTTGCGATAGAAAATGACGCGCTTCTATAACCGACGCTTCTTTTTCCGTTTTATGCTCTTCAAGAATTTCAAGTTCTCGTTGCAATTTCCAAATCGTTTCTTCAAGCCGTTGTATATCAACGCGCAATCGTTCCCGTTCACTGATGGTGTTTTCGCGTGCATCTTCGGCGTGTTTTTTTTCAAACGCAACTTGCGCAATTCGTGTTTCCGTTTGCGCCAACTCGCGCTCGATTTCTTTCACTTCATCGTGCATTGCTTTCATATCAAACGATGCAACGTTCTGCTCTTTCATTCCCAATAAACGCTGCAATTCATTCTTTTCCTGCAGAAATTTTACAACTTCATTTTGCAACGCATCTATCTGACTTTGTTTTCCAATCAGTACACCCTCTTCTTGACGAAGACTACCGCCACGACGAAAACCATTTTGTGTTATGAGTTGACCATCTTTGGAAACACAGCGAATAGTTGGAAATTCTTCAAAAAGTTCTTTTGCTTCTAAAATATCATTGACAACAAACACATCGCCAAGCAACAACGCAACGACTGAGCGAATTGTTTCATCGCATTCTATGTTGTTCAGTATGTTTCGAGATTCCCCAGCAAACGTCGGATGAAACGGTTGTATTTTATCAAGACATACAAAGGTTACTTTTCCTTTGTGTTCGTTCCAAAGAATTTCAATAGCGCGTTCAACATCGCTTTCAGTTTTCGCAACGAGAAATTCACGTGCATCCCCCATCACGGTATCTACGGCTACGCGATATTCGTCCGACGTTCGAATGAGTTCTGCAAGCGGCATCAGTTGAGTTTTCCACTGTTCGTGCGAAAGTAAAAATTTTGCTCCTTCCGAAAGTCCTTCATTCCGTTCAACAAGTCCTTTTAAAAAATCAATGCGACTTTGTCGTTGATGAATCGCATGTTCGGTATCTATGACGTTCCGTTGAAGTTGTTCAAGTTCTTTTTGAACACCGGCTCGAATATTTTCTTTTTCAAAAAACGAATGCTCTGCTTCAGAAAATTTGAAACGGAGTTCGTGCGCGCGTGTCGTAAGTTCTTTATACAAATCATTCAGTGATGCAACTTTTTGCGAGTATTGTTCAATGTGTTTTTCGAGTCGTTCCTGATGTTGTTCTGCGGCTCGCATCTGCGTGTTAAATTTCTCCAACTCTGTTTGTTTCGTTGTCGTCGTGCGCAATGCATCAAAGAGAGAGTCGTTCGCCGATTGGAGAATTTGTTTTGCCGCAATTTCTTCTCGTTCAATGTGCTTGAGTTCCATCGAAACCGATTCGGAAAATTCTTTTGCTTTTAACAGTTTCATTTCGAGGATAGATTGCTGTTCATCAAGCGATGTACTTTTTTCTTCACTTTGTCTCTTTTGAACTTCTAACGATTGTTGTTCGTTCTGAAAACGTAGAATGTTCTGCTCAAGCGAAGAACTTCGTTCCGTTGCAAGCACTTTGCGTTCTTCGAGCGAATGAAGTTCATCTCGTATACGTTGAACATTATTCGATACGCTTGCAAGGTTGTGTTCCAGCGAGCGTGAAGATTGAAGGATTGCATCGATGTTCTGTTCTTCCGTTTGCAACGAAGCATCAATTGTAATTTTTTCAGAACGCACTCGTTCTAATTGTAATTCGAGAGGTGAAAGTTCATAGAGTGCAGTATTGAATTCGAGTTCTAAAAAATTGCGTTCGAATTGTTGCAACAATGTTTTCAATTCGTGAAAACGCTCCGCTTTTTTCGCTTGACGATGCAACGAATTCACTGTTGATTGAACTTCTTTGATGATATCGTTGACGCGCAACAAATCGTTTTGCACATCTTCTAATTTTCTTGATGCAATTTTTCTGCTGTGTTTGTATTTTGTTACACCGGCGGCTTCTTCGAATAAGCGACGACGTTCATCTGTTCGGTCGCTCAAAATTGTTTCCACCATTTTCAGTTCAATCACCGAATACGCATTCGCGCCCATCCCTGTATCCATAAAAAGATTGAGAATATCTTTCAAACGACACAACGATTTGTTCAACAAATATTCGCTTTCTCCCGAACGATACATTCGACGCGTAATCGTTACCTCAGAATAATCGGAAGGCAAAATTCCTTTGGTATTTTCAATCGTAAGTGATGCTTCGGTAAATCCTAATGGTTTACGGGATTTTGTTCCGTTGAAAATAACATCTTCCATTTTTGAACTCCGCAATGTGCTGGTTCGTTGTTCCCCCAACGTCCATCGAATTGCATCAACTATATTCGTTTTACCGCAACCGTTGGGTCCAACAATTGCTGTAATGCCGTCATCAAACCGCAAGCGAACTTTTTGTGCAAACGATTTAAAACCGAATATTTCCAATTGAGATAAGTACATAGAGAGAAATACAATTAGTTTCCGCTCTGTGTGAGGGAAAGCATATAGCGAAGATACGCAGAAGTGGATTGCGTGTAGTCATAATAACTGTACGTTGCCATAACAACGAGTGCAATCAAAATTATTCCAACGACGTACACACGCGAAGGAATCATATCGTACACAACGGCAACACCTTTCAAAATGCGTTGCACAATCCAAATCTTCGTCAGTAGCAACAGAAGGAATACCGGAAAAACATAAAGAGAATTTTCCAGAATACGGTACATCACCATTCCAACTGGGATAAAAACGATAAATGGCAATAATGACCAAACGGTAATTTCATACGCGTGCAAAAAATATACTTTACTGCGGCGGAAAAGCGAGAAAAATTTGACGACAGTTGTCATCAAGAAAAACACAGCGATAAAAAGAAGTGTGAACCACAGTATTGCCATTGGAGGATTC
This portion of the Ignavibacteria bacterium genome encodes:
- the smc gene encoding chromosome segregation protein SMC; the encoded protein is MYLSQLEIFGFKSFAQKVRLRFDDGITAIVGPNGCGKTNIVDAIRWTLGEQRTSTLRSSKMEDVIFNGTKSRKPLGFTEASLTIENTKGILPSDYSEVTITRRMYRSGESEYLLNKSLCRLKDILNLFMDTGMGANAYSVIELKMVETILSDRTDERRRLFEEAAGVTKYKHSRKIASRKLEDVQNDLLRVNDIIKEVQSTVNSLHRQAKKAERFHELKTLLQQFERNFLELEFNTALYELSPLELQLERVRSEKITIDASLQTEEQNIDAILQSSRSLEHNLASVSNNVQRIRDELHSLEERKVLATERSSSLEQNILRFQNEQQSLEVQKRQSEEKSTSLDEQQSILEMKLLKAKEFSESVSMELKHIEREEIAAKQILQSANDSLFDALRTTTTKQTELEKFNTQMRAAEQHQERLEKHIEQYSQKVASLNDLYKELTTRAHELRFKFSEAEHSFFEKENIRAGVQKELEQLQRNVIDTEHAIHQRQSRIDFLKGLVERNEGLSEGAKFLLSHEQWKTQLMPLAELIRTSDEYRVAVDTVMGDAREFLVAKTESDVERAIEILWNEHKGKVTFVCLDKIQPFHPTFAGESRNILNNIECDETIRSVVALLLGDVFVVNDILEAKELFEEFPTIRCVSKDGQLITQNGFRRGGSLRQEEGVLIGKQSQIDALQNEVVKFLQEKNELQRLLGMKEQNVASFDMKAMHDEVKEIERELAQTETRIAQVAFEKKHAEDARENTISERERLRVDIQRLEETIWKLQRELEILEEHKTEKEASVIEARHFLSQREHERQRHAEKTQHANISLVELEGERKNMLLEMKHCKQTIAEAVVLLQRAAQEMHAAKKEVQTQAKEMQNVADEWERTHLRFVAAEQEKSVLEVEYHRTRKILEERESSVKEQRRLHEYSLSSVHELELAIAEKKLHIEHLKERARNELSVELAIKTFSEEEPSVEILREEIQKANEKLTSLGSVNFEAFEQYGVEKERHDFLMKQRDDLLASEKTLKETIQEINATAQEKFLSTFTKIRENFISIFKTLFDEGDESDLHLEENTDVLECGIAIVAKPRGKRPTSVDLLSGGEKTLTAIALLFAIYLVKPSPFCILDEVDAPLDDLNIDRFTRLLKKFSDNTQFIVVTHNKRTMEAANTLYGVTMEEDGISKIVAVKFQSENTVESATLATEE
- a CDS encoding isoprenylcysteine carboxylmethyltransferase family protein — translated: MNFSQYVFRFRSYTPIPFIIVMLYYSQSTIFSFIVGFVIAACGEFIRFWGVSIVGSETRTTQKLEGTILVTSGPYAYVRNPLYIGNIVMYVGFAIMSNVLVPYFQVAVCVFFAFQYYILVTLEEEFLLNKFGMEYEQYTRRVPRFIPLFVSKKTSVAVQPSFDAHKGWKSESRTLQAFVLITFALFFLWKLRG